Within the Salvia hispanica cultivar TCC Black 2014 chromosome 4, UniMelb_Shisp_WGS_1.0, whole genome shotgun sequence genome, the region agtgttattttttagttgttgacattttaatacgagttgttgacattcgatattctcggtattgatatgtgaattataagtgttatttgttagttgttgacattttaatacgagttgttgacattcgatattctcggtagtgatatgtgaattataagtgttatttgttagttgttgacattttaatatgagttgttgacatttgatattctcggtatatgtgcattataagtattatttgttagttgttgacattttaatacgagttgttgacattcgatattctggctattgatatgtgaattataagtgttatattttagttgttgacattttaatacgagttgttgacattcgatattctcggtatcgatatgtgaattataagtgttatttgttagttgttgacattttaatacgagttgttgacattcgatattctcgctattgatatgtgacttataagtgttattttttatttgttgacattttaatacgagttgttgacattcgatattccggtattgatatgtgaattataagtgttatttgttagttgttgacattttaatacgagttgttgacattcgatattctcggtagtgatatgtgaattataagtgttatttgttagttgttgacattttaatatgagttgttgacatttgatattcttggtattgatatgtgcattataagtattatttgttagttgttgacttTTTagtacgagttgttgacattcgatattctggctattgatttgtgaattataagtgttatcttttagttgttgacattttaatacgagttgttgacattcgatattctcggtattgatatgtgaattataagtgttattggttagttgttgacattttaataagagttgttgacattcgatattctcggtattgatatgtgagttataagtgttatttgttaattgttgacattttaatatgagatgttgacatttgatattctggctattgaaatgaaatgacgATAATACcccctagttgacataatcTACTTGCAGTTGACATTTTGAAATGAGTGgttgatattgcatctcatttctcagttaagctaaaaaatttcaacctaacaagaccacttttatatatatatatatatatatatatatatatatatatatagggatgtattcaaatccttttcattcatcttttgttctttttccttctcaatcTTGGCCATTCAATTTaaagatctaatggcccaaaATAGAGCCacttgtatttaattaaaatattaaaaaattcgaaaaaggGTAGAAAAGGAAGTTGACATGTTGaccatttattttcattccatAATTCACGCATCCCATCCATAATTCACACCTCCCATGATTTGGTAGTTATAttgcattaatttattttccttttttaatcttgaatataatagttgattaatttaattatttttgcagCATCTTTATATCAACTGGACAACTCTTAATTTTGCAGAAAGTAATGTAcgattttagttatttaatgtaccaatagtatctaataatgtgcacGGATCAGTGAATAATGCACAAattgaagagaataatgttgaaattgaatttaaacCATCCATTGTGCTTTACATCGTCATAAATCTAGACAAAATACCCTACAAATCTATTTCAAATCAGTTGAACACCTCCTGAACAAGAAAGACAAAAGCTCCAAATCCCAGTCAATGGACGGCTTCCTTCTGCCGTGGAGTTAGGTTTTTAAACAATTCGGGAACTCGGTTGAGGTCCGTCGACAGTAGAGATGGTCGACTTTCTTCCCCTTCGGCTTCCTTTTCTCTGCGTCTTCATGAGAAGTACTCATCTCGGCCCTTTGTTCATCCAATCTCGCGAAacttcaaaaatcaataatgtattgcattaatattatataatgcaCACTACTTGCTATATAATGTACACATGAAAGCAAATAATGCACGATTGAATATAACATATAATCAACAATCgatcgattttttttaaaaccatgATACATAATATATACCATTGTCTACAGTAATGTACAAATAGCAgcaaataatgtacatatgaATACAAATTTCACTCATTTTGCAGGTATTTTATCACAACGTACAATAATGAACAACAGAGTGCTATATAATGtacaaaaaccaacaaataatgcacaaattcAAGGGAACCAATCGTTGTAACTGGACACAAACTCATCATATACACCACATTCTACTATAATGAACAACTTCTTGACGCTAACAAAATGCAAATGCAACAGATTGCTATATAATGtacaaaaaccaacaaataatgcacaacgtCAAGGGACACAATTCCAAGTAGCGTAACacacaaaattcatataaacaaCTGGCTTGAATAAGGAATAACTTCTTGAAGACTACAAATGGAGAAGACATGAGATTGCTCACCTGCATTTTGGGTGTTTTGGGTATTAGATTGTCTGCCTCTTTTCGCCATGGTTGTTTTGTCAGACAAATcaacaatcaattaaaaacaacaagATGTAGTCTACAAAATCCACCATTACACAGTTATAAAGCAGtaattaactacaaacttcAACAATGGACAAACCCCGACAAAAACGACAGCGATTTCATGATTTCCGGAAAAATAAACAGACGATTTGTGAAAATCGTGAAAAATCAACCCAAGGTTTGTGAAAATCGGCGATTCAAAGTGTCCATTAACCAAAAAATGGAACTTTTAACACCTACCTTGTTGTCGACTGGAAATTGACGGCCGCGCGTGAAGGGATTGAGTCTTCAACTGCGAAACGGCGGCGGAACGTTGATTTAACGGCGAAAATCGAAGGTTGGGTTGATTTTCGGTTGCTTGGAGTAGCGGCTAGGGTTTGGAAATGGGGGGGAATTAGGGGAGATGAAATTCAATCGTGGGTTTGAGGAGTGAGGCGgttggagtgagagagagagatcagTAGATGGAAAATCCCGCTTAATTCTCGCACCttccatttttattcattgttGTTTTACAATTATACCCATATAATGCACAGAATTAACCTAATAATGCAATACGGGCTCAAATTTCCCCTTTTAATCTAGTCCATCCATTCCatcaatctaatggttgatattaagaaggaaatagacacttagggtgcaatAGGACCttaatgctcccctatatatatatatatgtgtcacaaaaaatgcaatattgtaaacactaaaatgcaatatatatttgtagaagctttaaatgaatttcgacagattgcatttttgttatatgcggattgcatttttattgttgagttttgcattttgactgtttaatttgcattttatatatagatggattgcatttatatatgtgaaaatgaaaaacttaacaatataaaatgcaatttatgtgaaaatgcaaaactcaacactatatatatagaggagcACTAGGGTGCCCCTTTATTTAGAGTCACAGCGTACATCCAATatggtgctgccatgtgggacaaaacatgcaatattttaaacacaaaaatgcaatatagttgtatatgcatttccgcatattgcatttttgtcgtaggtaaattgcattttatagtgttgagttttgcattttcacatatataaatgcaatccgtctatatataaaatgcaaattaaacagtcaatatctaaaatgcaaaactcaacaataaaaaatgcaatctgctgaaattcatttatagcttctacaaatatatattgcattttagtgtttacaatattgcattttttgtgccacatggcagcaccagattggatgtacgttgtaactttaaaattagttgttatactagtacatccctatatatatatctatatatatatgtgtgtgtggggttgtgatcaattgagattttttatgctaattgagaaatgagatgcaatatcagccactcatttttattaaatgagtggtccagatttttccacatggaaaatatctttagattaattaatcatgaaaggacagaatggtaatatcatggtatattttatttaataaatatattattaaaatttttaatttattttttaatttattttttaattttttttaatttttttatttattttttaatttttattttatttttcaactacatatacaattcatgtcaactacacacatataatgtcaactatgtgtacaatccatgtcaccacacacacaattcatgtcaactacacatataatgtcaactacgtgtacaatccatgttaactacatatacaattcatgttaactacacaatataatgtcaactacatgcacaattcatgtcaaataatatttattgaataaagttgttgacatttgatgtgtagttgacatgaattgtatatatagttgacaaaaaaatgaactttttttaaaaaaataaaaataaataaaataaataaaataaaattaaaaataaaatttttttttacaattatacccccgtgttgacataaactacgtgctgttgacatttcacaaatattctggatgagtggctgagattgcatctcaattctcaattaggttcataaatctcaacctaacaagaccctatgtgtgtgtgtatctTATCTGGATCTATCTGATATGAATCTGTCCAATATCTATATTTGATATGTCTGATTATCCGTCTGCACCCTAAATGGGTGGTCTGATTATCTGTCTGCACCCTAAACGGGTGGTCTGCTATCTATCTGCACCCTAAACGGGTGGTCTGTGCGGAGTCCTCTCAAGGACACAAACCCGCGTCTGATTCTATTTTTGATTAGGTCCGCGTACCTTGGTTTGTCACTAAGCACTTGATGGGGCAATATGTGTTTGGATATGTTAAAATGTTGGTGATATTTATATGTGTTGGTTTTTGGTATTGCGTTGTGTAGTTATCCCTTGGAATACTTGTTCCTATGTGAATGTTGATgactattaatatattttgtgattaatATTGTCTATTGTTAGCATCTGGGCATGTGTTGGTTTCAGAAGAGATGTTACCCAATTTATGTTAGAAATTACTATGACGATAATACTATGATGGACGTGGTaattattagtaaattaaatatttgaatctACACAATTTTAGTTACATGATTTTCGTTTATAGAGAATGTTGACTAAAGTGTTGGGTGTGCTACAGGTTAGTTGGCATTGGAGAGTACCTGTCGAGGTTTCTTCATGTTTGTCTCAGCGATGCATCCTTGGTGGGTCACTGAGTCTTGTTAGTGATAGATCTTTCGAATTGTTAGTTGTGGAAGctctaaatattatactaaattACTTCTGTAATGGTTGTTAgtattaataatctaaatatttggttttttaatgaataaagaaaatggaaattttaaattgtcatACTTGATGGTACTTAATGGTGCCTCTTTTGTAACATCATAACGGTCGGATAGGGGTGTTACAAAATCAAActtgaatatatattaaagTTGATGAAAAACTCTTAGATTTGAATCTATGTATTTGAAATCAAacttgaatatatattttgaatataaagtTGATGAACAACTTTTAtttagatttgaatatataaaagtgtCACTTTGCACTATTTCCGTTTATACTTCATCTTCTATCCAACATGTGACAATCATAGGAAATATATGCAACAATTATACTTAAAAACTTATAGTCAAGGCCGGGGTCCAGTATACTAACCCGTGCTAAGAGTAGTGATTTAACTCTAAGAGAAAGGTCTAGTGATCTCGCTGCAACTCAAAAATATGGGCATTTGTGGCTTCAATGCGaaaattattatgcattaaattataagaaacttttaaaatcacaaatgaATGTTTGTGAATAGTGTGGATACCATTTGAAAATTAGTAGTTCAGAAAGAATCGAAGTTTCGATTGATCCCGGGACTTGGGAACCTATGGATGAAGACATTATCTCCGTGGATCCCATTGGATTTCATTCGGAGGAGGCGCGTTATAAAGATCGGATTGATTCTTATTAAAGAAAGACAGGATTAACTGAGGCTGTTCAAACAGGCATAGGTCAACTAAATGGCATTCCCGTAGCAATTGGGGTTATGGATTTTCAGTTCATGGGAGGTAGTATGGGACACTATATATAAGAGCAATTTGCACTGTACATCAGTCACATCTACTTAAAgtaaatatattcattttcttgttaGCATTAGGGTTAGCATTAGGATAAGTCATAAACATTATCAAGATCGCTTTTGATACCTTTTCGAAATTGATAATGGTTATAATTattgggattttttttaattcgaaaTATGTAAGTATACatgttttcatcatttttagcATTCGAGTAAAATTCTTGATTATGGGTTTTTGAAACCATCAGTTAGGTTATTTTTCCATATTATCAACATTTTCATTGGAAAATCACTAAAGtaaaatacttcatccgtcatTTTTTAGTACTGTGACTAATTTTAGAGGAtaaacataaatgaaaatcaattttaaaatttgacaaCACGAGAGTGCCAATATCTAAGGTCCAAACACAGTacttcaaaatgaaaaaaatctttataaaaaattaaagaattaaattcaaattactcAAGTAAAGATAGCCCCCTATAGTAGAAGCATTTCTTTTaagcacgagatttaagaaaaattgttttaaataagttaagtaaaaagataatgataataaagtaaaaatgaaaaaaaaagtagaaagatgaaaagagagttaagtaagagagagtaaaatattttttgccaaaaaaagaaatgactcggCTACAATGGGAcaacctaaaaaggaatacgactcagctaCAGAATTTACGACAATGTCCAGCAGGAAGAAACCTCAATCATATAACACCAAAATCAAGCATATACATAGAAATAGCAATCTCCAATTCACGTAAATTAATAGCAGGAAAGGGACAATAAGGTCAAGCAAAAGGCCACTTCTCTAACCATCTCCAAAAGGTAAGGGCAGATTTAATACGACACAATGTAGTCGGTTGGTTCTAGTCTAATAACCTTTTTTTCAAGTTCACTTAAGTTGATTACTTGTATAGAAATGAGAGTAAAATCATGCCCGCAATGAAACAAATATCAGTCCTATCATTCAACCAAACGCAACCAAAACAACCCCCACATCTTCAGATCACTAGCAAGAGTTGAGATCAATTGGTACTGTACGGTCCGAATTCTTGAAGCTTTGAACAATAAGCATATTTTATATCAGCTCCAGGTACAAGGCTTCTTGCTTGCTGGTTAGACCCAATTCATCAAAAGTTGAGGGTCTCTCTCCATCTCCTAAAGCACGCCGAGGATATGGCCTTACctgaaaataagaaataccAGGCATTCAAACATCATCAAGTTCCTAAGTTATACCTTCTTATATTAAGGACTCTCTCTGGAAAACAGTGTGACAAAAGTTTTACCAATCTATAGCTGCCAGGTTTGACCACTCTGCCAATATCAATGTAGTCAAATAAACTCTGTAAAACAATGAACTCAAGTGAGCTAAATAGCTGTAAATGAATTTTGTTAAGTGCAACCAATTGAGATGTACAATACATAATTCGGTTAACAAGGACACCGAATGCAATAACTTCGCCAAAAGGCattctataataatattatgcatATCTAATCcaatcaaatatatttaaaaatgtgaaCCAGTCTATTATACTCACTGAATGTAATAACTTAGTCAAAAGGTAAAaccatttaataaaatgaagtgtaTAAAGATGAATGAATATGTGCAGTGGTTTTTACAATTGTATTCCCACTATGCATGACCTTTTTAAGTAAGGAACACCAAGAGAAGAGGTGAACAAATGTGAGGGATCTTTGGATGCACAAATCTGAAATGATCACTATAAATTTCTTACAAATTTTCCTCAGCTATTAAAGATATGGTTTGTTATCTTCCAAACCTAAATTTAACCAGATATAAACCAATAATAGAGTGGATTTAAATCTCATTTTCATCGTACAAGATTCCTTTGGTACGTGTATAATAAAACACAACGGCAATCTGCATTTAGCACCTGATATTTTAGCCCAGGGAGAGCAGATATACAACATGTTACCTGTAGCTTGTCAGACTTGAGAAACCGTCGTCCCCGCCTACTTCCATCAGGCATTCGCACAAGGAGGGTTACAGCATTCTCATCATCAGGAGTTGGTTCCCCGGGAAGGGATGCCTCTTTTGCAGCTAATTGTCTCTCATTTTCCTGGACAACAAGAAGACATGCATCCTTCAGGAAATAAGCACTTCATACCACCAAATAGTAATGTGGTCCAATTTAATGAGATAACACCATACAATCACTAGGCACAACAAACATAGGAGCTCCAAACCTACAGGTGACCACTCTCTCATTTTTCTGCAGTCTCACAACTTTGGATTTTTATAAACACCTGGAAGATTCGAAGAGAGAAACTGTCCCTACCCACTAAAAAAATCTTCCTAAGCTTAGTCTTGTGCCTAAAGTGCAATTTTAGGCAAAAATGTGTACTATTATGTAAGCATATAAATGAAACATGCTGTAAATTCTTAAAACCACTATTAGTTCAAGACTTAATTTTCTGCGGAGCATTTGTAGTGGGgctataattttcaaaacaccATCACAAAAGCAACCAAAACCTAGCATTGCAGATAAGAACAACAGAAAGACTCCATTCCATTAGTTGGCAATTATGTAAGGGTACAATTCCTCAAACAACACAAAATTTACCCAAAGTTTCAACTTTCACACAGTTTCTTAATACATTGCAATTACAAATCAACCTTGTAATGGTTTTCAAATTACAAcgttatcatttttttcagcAATATAACTATGCTGTTTCACTGTTCAAACAGCCTTGGTTTGATGTCGGAAACTTCAATGATAAATTTAGGGATGTCataatttcaaaagaaaattttaaaagatggTGTAGTTGCACCATTTTAAAATTCGGTCAAAATTTGCAAATACGGGTTATTGTAGTAGTGTTATATACAGCAATAAACCCTTATAATCATTCCTATGAAGGATCCATTCACTGAACAAGGCTGCATATTCCACTTGAACCTATATATTAAGTGACCCTTTCCAATGTTTTGTGAAAACAACAGAAAAAGAATGCACCCATTGAGATTTGAGATTGGTCTCATGCTATTGAATCGGATGTACTACCTTTTCCATATTTTGTTACGATGGCATAATAAGTTGATAATACAGGCCATAGTACTTTTAAAATAGCAGAAcagatgaattattttttgaaagaatGCTGGCCTTATTACATGTACAAATAGAACTAAAAGCTTGCAGAAATTATCGAGTAAtagaagatgaaaaagtaaagcCTGACACAAGACAGGAAGGAGCACACAACACAGCACAAGACAACATAATATACATATCCACAGAGTTGTAACAAGCAAACCATGAAAAAAAGACCTAGGTTTCATCAAATTCATTTAGCTGCACATGGAAACGTATTTTAGGTCACGGAAAGATGAGATAGGCTGGAGAGGTGGAGGCTGGGTAAACAAGAACTAATCCGGTATGCTAATCAATTCTCACTGCAAGGGGTAGCAAAAGAGGCCACTGTAGGATGGATGGTCGTCTGGATTTCTGATTCTAGTGCTATGTGTCATAAAAAGTATGTAAGATGTTTTCTCATAATTAGTGAGTCAGTGACAGAGAGCCATGATCCAATACTATGTTGATAAAACCTAAAAGTCATACAGGACTTCAATGAGCACccttcacaaaaaaaatataaacaggACATAACTGAACCCAAGGAAGCATATCAGCTCTATAGGTGCCTAAAAGTTCaactaactaataaaaaatttcaacgtATATACCTGTTCCTCTTGCAACTTTTTGCGCATTGCTTCCTCCCTGAGTTTCTCTTCTGCCAGAGCAGCTTCAGCTTCTTCTTCGGCCTTCAATTCCTTTTCTCGGTCAGCTTGTAATGAAGCAAGATATTCATCATCCTAGATAGAAAAGCATGAATTGTAATCAAACTATCAAAGCCCTGAAAACTAGCTGGTGCTAAAAGCATGAAATGTTAACCTGTTGCTCTCGTATCAAACGCTGGGCAGTAAGAGAAGGTGATGGAGGACGAGGTATATGCCTGGGGTAAGGACCCATAGAGGCGCCTAAACCATTCTGAGATAGATGATGAGGTGCTAAAGGGAAATTATAACCACTTCCTTCAGGGATACCACCAAACATCGCCGCTTCAAGCATTACAGCTTCATCATGTTCCTCAGATGAGATGCCACCCCACTTTTATTATGCATAgacaatagaaaaaaataattatcccGATATGCATGTTAGTCCATTGAAGACTACATAAAGATACGAGATAAAGAGTTAAGAATTTCAAGAGTTATATTGTCACCTCATCGGATGGAAATTCATTTCTAATTTGGTGGGGTGGGGGAACATAATTTTCTTGTGGAGGACTGGAAGGTGGTGTATCGTCAATTTCTTCACTTTGTTCAGAAGTAACAATAGGGGTTGAAGACACACGTCTTCTCCTACGTCTGACAAGTGGTAGCTCTTCCACATCCTCAGCTTCATTTGGCAAGGTTGTACTTCCGACCTCCAATTGAGATTGCCTGCAGATACTAATTTCTTATCTCACTCCAGgcaacaaaattattattatgtgcAGAATCTTAACATGTAGACACTCATGCAAACTGTAGTTTATCAATCTCATTTGTAACAGAAAGGCTCACCTTCCATTTTCAGATAATCTCCCTATCTCATCTGACACCCCAGGTATCTGAACCACTCCAGAGGGTGTAGCCTTCCCATCTTGTTCCCTGAGAGCTTTTTCCCGCTCTGCAGTCTAGTACCGCTTTCCCATTAGCTGAGCAGCATTAGAGTTAGAAAAATATATCAgatagaagaagagaaaaccTGCAATGATAAGGAAACGACGTGTTCAAACTCAGCATCTTCTGAATGGGACTGTGTCGGTGCAGGAGCAGGATTGATAACATCCTGCATCAGAACAAAATATGGCCAGCAGTGATTTATTGCACCATTCAGTAAATATACCGATTCATAATTTGCTAAAATATGGTACCTGACTTGACATTCCAGCCTCCTGCTTGGAAGCCTCAATGGCAGCACGTATCATTTCTTCCTCTATATCATTTCCATAGTCAGGCACGTCAAAAATAGTTGGAGCACTTGGTTCAGAAAATCTGGAGCTATTTTCAATCCCATGTGCAGTAGCACGTGTAGTTGGTAAAAATGGAAGGGATTTgtcatcatcttcatcctctACTATGACTGTTCCATGTACTTCAGTTCCATGTTCATGCATAGATTCAGTTACATCTTCAATGATGGGAGCGCCACCAGAACGGCCAGTCTCATCTTTCACCTCAATTGGGATCTCCCTCACCTCTCTTGGATGTGATACAAAGGGTGACCTATTTGAAGCATCACCCCTGTCAAAAATACTTcgagggaagttggaatcaaGGAGTGAGAATGGATTTAAATCTCTCTCAAATGGTAATAAGGAAGGTGGAAGTCTATTGGACTCAAATGGAACAGGATCATCTATATCCATGTCTTCAGCTCGAGAAGGCATAAAAGATGTCGGTTGAGTTCTGTATGCAGACAAAGTAAGCAATTTATCTTGACCATAATCAGTCATACTAACTTTAGCttttaattatctttaatCAAACAGAACGACAGAATAGATAAGTTACGATGAAGTAAGGTGGAAGCACTAACAAGTTTCTATCCCCTTCTGTGAAATGGGCATTGACAGCTTCATTGAGGTTTCCTAGATGCTCCTGCTCAAGCAAGACAGGAGAACGATACAAAAATGACTTAGAAACGACAGCAGCTTAATTTCAGAGAACAGAGAGTAAGCTCCTTGAACCAATTTAGGAAAGTCAGATAGTTGGCATCCaacaaaatgagaaataaCAGAATACAGAAACTAGAGTTTCTTAAGAAAACAGTTTAAAACCATTATggcaaaaatgaaataacagGAGTAAATAGTAGGTCGATGGCTCCACTGTGGAAGGAAGTGCCTCTATATGAAATAGCTTTTTGGTAGAAAAATTTGAGCTTCCTCATGATAGTAGCTAAGGAAAAATACTTAGCCCCTAGTTTGAGAGCAGGGATAGATAAGAAGGAAACTAGATGAGTTTAACTTAAACCAATATGAATCTAACAGGAATATAACAAAGAGGAACGTGAAACACAAGCTGAGTAGTTGCCTGGTAAAATTACTTGATTCACCATTCACATTACATATTACTGACTCTGttaagaaaataagaagaTAAAACAGctaatgtgtgtgtgtgtggggggggggggggtcaGTGATAAATTTAACTAACCCAGCATCTAATCTAAGTCTTCTATAGAATTGATTAAAACTTTGACAAATACAATAACAGAGATGGTGAAGTAGCTAGGATGAGTCACTGATCAACCAAACAAAGCTTATGCGTTAGTGAATGGGGCTAATAGACATTTAGCCCTCGGCCCATTGACTAaactaaaatgatatatatggAAAGAGCTATTGTGTAAGAAGCATGGTTGCTTCAAGAAATTATCTGTTTGTGGGTGTGGGTGTGCAggggagggggggggggggtcaGGAGATGAATGTGAATGTATTGAATATCAACTTTTGAAGCTAGCAACTAATTTTTACTATCCTTATATAGCCATATCTTCTATGTTTCATCTATAACTGGCATTTTCTTCCTAAATAGTaacaaacttttaaaaataaactacatCATTTGCACCAATATTTCaacaacttaattattttacttcaGTAGGTGCCATAAACATAAATTCATTGGTATGTTGCGCATAATGCGCAAAAATCACAACATTTCTAAAACCTAATAGAGTACTTACATGCTGATATGATATTTCAAATCTGGCATGTGTTTCTCTCTTGGTCCCATAAGGGCTATAATCAATAACTGATTTCATGAAGAATTAACTCTAAAGTCCAAACTCTAAACCACCTTCAACACTGTTTATTTCACTGCATCAGCGCCTCTGTCATGCTTACCAAACACAACAAGTTTTAGCATACACGAACAATGTTGGTTTTCATATGTGTAATGACTAGCAAGTTACAAATAGTCCTAAGATCTCCAAGCTCGCAGACTCAGATTGTAAGagcaattaaaatgaaatccGAGTCTAAATTGTTCCACAAATGCATCTCATGTAATTggtttaaaatgaaaataaaagaatcaatGTTTTCTATCCCATAGAATCCATCACCACCACCAAAACCGGTATCTTGGCGAGTAAAAAAGGTTACTGATTCGAACAACAACACACTgatcaacaattaaaatgcTTATAAAATAACCACCATAGTCActaaattccaaaaatataaaac harbors:
- the LOC125222563 gene encoding plant UBX domain-containing protein 8-like isoform X3, producing MATDQEAIQTFMSITGVDEATAIQKLEEHLGNLNEAVNAHFTEGDRNLSPFVSHPREVREIPIEVKDETGRSGGAPIIEDVTESMHEHGTEVHGTVIVEDEDDDKSLPFLPTTRATAHGIENSSRFSEPSAPTIFDVPDYGNDIEEEMIRAAIEASKQEAGMSSQDVINPAPAPTQSHSEDAEFEHVVSLSLQTAEREKALREQDGKATPSGVVQIPGVSDEIGRLSENGSICRQSQLEVGSTTLPNEAEDVEELPLVRRRRRRVSSTPIVTSEQSEEIDDTPPSSPPQENYVPPPHQIRNEFPSDEWGGISSEEHDEAVMLEAAMFGGIPEGSGYNFPLAPHHLSQNGLGASMGPYPRHIPRPPSPSLTAQRLIREQQDDEYLASLQADREKELKAEEEAEAALAEEKLREEAMRKKLQEEQENERQLAAKEASLPGEPTPDDENAVTLLVRMPDGSRRGRRFLKSDKLQSLFDYIDIGRVVKPGSYRLVRPYPRRALGDGERPSTFDELGLTSKQEALYLELI
- the LOC125222563 gene encoding plant UBX domain-containing protein 8-like isoform X2, which encodes MATDQEAIQTFMSITGVDEATAIQKLEEHLGNLNEAVNAHFTEGDRNLTQPTSFMPSRAEDMDIDDPVPFESNRLPPSLLPFERDLNPFSLLDSNFPRSIFDRGDASNRSPFVSHPREVREIPIEVKDETGRSGGAPIIEDVTESMHEHGTEVHGTVIVEDEDDDKSLPFLPTTRATAHGIENSSRFSEPSAPTIFDVPDYGNDIEEEMIRAAIEASKQEAGMSSQDVINPAPAPTQSHSEDAEFEHVVSLSLQTAEREKALREQDGKATPSGVVQIPGVSDEIGRLSENGRQSQLEVGSTTLPNEAEDVEELPLVRRRRRRVSSTPIVTSEQSEEIDDTPPSSPPQENYVPPPHQIRNEFPSDEWGGISSEEHDEAVMLEAAMFGGIPEGSGYNFPLAPHHLSQNGLGASMGPYPRHIPRPPSPSLTAQRLIREQQDDEYLASLQADREKELKAEEEAEAALAEEKLREEAMRKKLQEEQENERQLAAKEASLPGEPTPDDENAVTLLVRMPDGSRRGRRFLKSDKLQSLFDYIDIGRVVKPGSYRLVRPYPRRALGDGERPSTFDELGLTSKQEALYLELI
- the LOC125222563 gene encoding plant UBX domain-containing protein 8-like isoform X1; this translates as MATDQEAIQTFMSITGVDEATAIQKLEEHLGNLNEAVNAHFTEGDRNLTQPTSFMPSRAEDMDIDDPVPFESNRLPPSLLPFERDLNPFSLLDSNFPRSIFDRGDASNRSPFVSHPREVREIPIEVKDETGRSGGAPIIEDVTESMHEHGTEVHGTVIVEDEDDDKSLPFLPTTRATAHGIENSSRFSEPSAPTIFDVPDYGNDIEEEMIRAAIEASKQEAGMSSQDVINPAPAPTQSHSEDAEFEHVVSLSLQTAEREKALREQDGKATPSGVVQIPGVSDEIGRLSENGSICRQSQLEVGSTTLPNEAEDVEELPLVRRRRRRVSSTPIVTSEQSEEIDDTPPSSPPQENYVPPPHQIRNEFPSDEWGGISSEEHDEAVMLEAAMFGGIPEGSGYNFPLAPHHLSQNGLGASMGPYPRHIPRPPSPSLTAQRLIREQQDDEYLASLQADREKELKAEEEAEAALAEEKLREEAMRKKLQEEQENERQLAAKEASLPGEPTPDDENAVTLLVRMPDGSRRGRRFLKSDKLQSLFDYIDIGRVVKPGSYRLVRPYPRRALGDGERPSTFDELGLTSKQEALYLELI